One Mycoavidus sp. HKI genomic region harbors:
- the dapD gene encoding 2,3,4,5-tetrahydropyridine-2,6-dicarboxylate N-succinyltransferase, protein MSEQLQAIIDRAWENRAELSPKSACAEVREAIAHVLDKLDKGDLRIASKRPSAPTGGGWEVHQWLKKAVLLSFRLSDNAPVAAGGYTQFYDKVPSKFAAYSADDFAAGGFRVVPPAIARRGAFIAKNVVLMPSYVNIGAYIDEGSMIDTWATVGSCAQIGKNVHISGGAGIGGVLEPLQANPVIIEDNCFIGARSEVVEGVIVGENSVLSMGVFIGQSTKIYDRETGEILYGRVPPGSVVVPGNLPSPDGRYSLYAAIIVKKVDAKTRAKTALNELLREDA, encoded by the coding sequence ATGTCGGAACAACTCCAAGCTATTATCGATCGTGCATGGGAAAACCGTGCTGAGCTTTCCCCCAAATCAGCCTGCGCCGAAGTACGCGAGGCCATTGCGCATGTGCTTGACAAGCTGGATAAAGGTGACTTAAGAATTGCCTCTAAACGCCCTTCGGCGCCCACCGGCGGTGGCTGGGAAGTCCACCAGTGGCTGAAAAAAGCTGTCTTGCTATCCTTTCGGCTGAGCGATAATGCGCCTGTCGCCGCCGGCGGATATACGCAATTTTATGACAAAGTGCCAAGCAAATTCGCCGCGTATTCGGCAGATGATTTTGCTGCTGGCGGTTTTCGGGTGGTGCCGCCGGCGATTGCGCGGCGGGGTGCGTTTATTGCCAAAAATGTGGTGCTGATGCCTTCCTATGTGAATATCGGTGCGTATATTGATGAAGGTAGTATGATCGATACCTGGGCTACCGTAGGTTCGTGTGCGCAAATTGGCAAAAACGTGCATATATCGGGCGGGGCTGGCATTGGCGGCGTGCTTGAGCCGTTGCAAGCAAACCCAGTCATTATTGAAGACAATTGTTTTATTGGGGCGCGCTCGGAAGTTGTAGAAGGCGTGATTGTGGGCGAGAATTCAGTGCTCTCGATGGGTGTCTTTATTGGTCAAAGCACCAAGATTTATGATCGTGAGACAGGTGAAATCCTATACGGCCGAGTCCCGCCTGGCTCAGTAGTGGTGCCGGGTAATTTACCTTCGCCAGATGGCCGCTATAGCTTATACGCCGCCATTATTGTCAAGAAAGTGGATGCAAAAACCCGTGCTAAAACAGCGCTTAACGAGCTGTTAAGAGAAGATGCATGA
- the dapC gene encoding succinyldiaminopimelate transaminase: MNPLLNKLQPYPFEKLRLLFADIMPASLTPISFGMGEPKHPTPQFIKDALINALSGLASYPSTVGSAELRQVLAAWLQARYQLPSVDEATEVLPVAGSREALFSLAQTVIDSSRPGALVICPNPFYQIYEGAALLAGAQPYFVAASAHNRFACDYTTVPAEVWARTQLLYLCSPGNPTGAVLSLEDWRRLFDYSERYGFVIAADECYSEIYFDDAQPPVGGLQAAHLLGRGFERLLVLSSLSKRSNVPGLRSGFVAGDAALLKQFIRYRTYHGCALNPAVQAASMAAWSDEAHVRENRAQYRRKFQAVTPLLAEVLDVHMPDAGFYLWARVDGLGVNDTEFAQRLFTEYNVTVLPGSYLGRDVGGVNPGRDYVRLALVAELDECLAGAQRIVAFCQGLKRI; the protein is encoded by the coding sequence GTGAATCCTCTTCTCAATAAATTACAGCCCTATCCGTTTGAAAAGCTGCGGCTGCTGTTTGCCGATATTATGCCAGCGTCGCTAACACCGATCAGTTTTGGCATGGGTGAACCTAAGCATCCTACACCACAATTTATCAAGGACGCATTGATTAATGCATTAAGCGGGCTGGCCAGCTATCCATCTACCGTGGGTTCAGCAGAGCTAAGACAGGTGCTGGCGGCCTGGTTACAAGCGCGTTATCAATTGCCCTCGGTTGATGAAGCTACCGAGGTGTTACCCGTAGCGGGCTCACGCGAGGCGCTTTTTTCGCTGGCGCAAACAGTTATCGATAGCAGCCGCCCAGGCGCGCTGGTCATCTGTCCTAACCCGTTTTATCAGATTTATGAAGGCGCGGCGCTACTGGCGGGAGCCCAGCCGTATTTCGTAGCGGCTAGTGCGCATAACCGGTTCGCCTGCGACTATACTACGGTACCGGCGGAGGTTTGGGCGCGGACGCAGTTACTCTACCTGTGTTCGCCAGGTAATCCAACGGGGGCTGTCTTGAGCCTTGAAGATTGGCGTAGATTATTTGACTATTCTGAGCGCTATGGCTTTGTGATTGCCGCCGATGAATGTTATTCAGAAATTTATTTCGATGACGCTCAGCCGCCAGTCGGTGGCTTGCAAGCGGCGCACCTTCTGGGCCGTGGCTTTGAGCGGTTGCTGGTGCTTTCTAGCCTATCTAAACGCTCGAATGTGCCAGGTCTGCGCTCGGGCTTTGTCGCCGGCGATGCGGCGCTGCTGAAACAATTTATACGCTATCGCACGTATCATGGCTGCGCCTTAAATCCAGCGGTACAAGCGGCCAGTATGGCGGCTTGGAGCGATGAAGCGCATGTGCGTGAAAACCGTGCGCAATACCGCCGTAAATTCCAAGCCGTGACGCCCTTGTTAGCTGAGGTGCTAGATGTGCATATGCCGGATGCCGGATTTTATCTGTGGGCACGCGTTGACGGATTGGGGGTGAATGACACAGAATTCGCGCAGCGTCTTTTTACTGAATACAATGTGACTGTTTTACCGGGCAGCTACTTAGGGCGTGATGTGGGTGGTGTCAATCCAGGCCGTGATTATGTGCGGCTTGCGTTGGTGGCTGAACTGGATGAGTGTTTGGCCGGGGCACAACGGATTGTTGCGTTTTGCCAAGGGCTTAAACGAATTTAA
- a CDS encoding DMT family transporter translates to MNLNVKGEGRPPLLSHNRQTLPALAILLGASVWGVIWYPLRLLAALGISGTLASALVSLATCLFLAVVFWRSLSAALRSIWSNSLAISRYDACLLLAALALAGGVTNVGFVWGTIHGQVMRVMLLFYLSPAWTVFFAHWLLHERLNLADIAIALLSLAGAMLMLWSPELGLPLPANLAEWAGLIAGISFALQNVLSRRVSHALPTLPAQLRTATVFTGGVLIGLASIVFEPISLDRLPLAPPVLTHALLLTICLGAVLALNNMLVQYGIQRVAANRAALIMLFEIVITALSVWWLTGEMPGPREWSGASCIIVATLLSSWTHRRR, encoded by the coding sequence ATGAATTTAAACGTAAAGGGAGAGGGGCGCCCACCCCTATTGTCCCATAACAGGCAAACTTTGCCAGCACTGGCTATTTTATTAGGCGCATCCGTTTGGGGCGTTATTTGGTATCCGCTGCGGCTGTTAGCCGCGCTCGGCATCTCTGGCACGCTGGCGAGTGCGTTAGTGAGCTTGGCCACCTGCTTATTTTTAGCAGTTGTATTTTGGCGTTCCTTATCCGCCGCGCTACGCTCAATCTGGTCGAATTCGCTCGCTATTTCTAGATACGATGCCTGTTTACTGTTGGCCGCGCTGGCGCTTGCCGGCGGCGTGACAAATGTTGGCTTCGTGTGGGGCACGATTCATGGGCAAGTCATGCGGGTGATGCTGTTATTTTACTTATCGCCTGCTTGGACCGTCTTTTTTGCACACTGGCTATTGCATGAGCGTTTAAATTTAGCCGATATAGCGATTGCGCTCTTATCGTTAGCAGGTGCCATGCTGATGCTGTGGTCCCCTGAGCTTGGCCTACCGCTGCCAGCCAATCTAGCTGAATGGGCCGGACTGATCGCGGGTATCAGCTTTGCGCTGCAAAATGTACTGTCCCGCAGAGTGAGCCATGCGTTACCCACCTTACCCGCCCAGCTACGCACAGCAACCGTATTTACTGGCGGTGTTTTAATTGGCTTAGCATCGATCGTGTTTGAGCCTATTTCGCTTGACCGCCTACCACTTGCACCGCCCGTATTAACCCATGCGTTGCTCTTAACAATCTGCCTGGGCGCGGTGCTTGCATTAAACAATATGCTTGTGCAATACGGGATACAGCGCGTCGCAGCAAACCGCGCAGCCCTCATTATGCTCTTTGAAATCGTGATCACCGCGCTATCTGTCTGGTGGCTGACGGGCGAAATGCCTGGGCCGCGCGAGTGGAGTGGAGCGAGTTGTATTATTGTTGCTACGCTTTTATCAAGTTGGACTCATCGGCGGCGTTAA
- a CDS encoding DUF1127 domain-containing protein encodes MGLGVKILKILQNEWRIACTRSALSALDDEALKDIGLTRVQIWQTEETPCVNKCSKSYPYNHRRVNQG; translated from the coding sequence ATGGGCTTAGGGGTAAAGATACTCAAAATATTGCAAAATGAGTGGCGTATTGCTTGTACCCGCTCAGCATTGAGCGCACTAGACGATGAAGCATTAAAAGATATTGGGCTAACGCGGGTCCAAATATGGCAAACGGAGGAAACCCCGTGCGTCAACAAGTGCTCAAAAAGCTATCCTTATAACCATCGTAGGGTGAACCAAGGGTGA
- the smc gene encoding chromosome segregation protein SMC has product MRLISIKLAGFKSFVDLTSFSVPGQLVGVVGPNGCGKSNIIDAVRWVLGESRASELRGESMQDVIFNGSTHRKPGSRASVELVFDNQAGRAAGQWSQYAEIAVKRVLTRDGTSSYYINNLSVRRRDIQDIFLGTGLGPRAYAIIGQGMIARIIEAKPEELRVFLEEAAGVSKYKERRRETANRLHDTREHLIRVEDILRELSTQLDKLEAQATIAQRYQALTTDSEEKQLLLWLLRKNEAQAEKAQQQSILTSTQIELEEQTAKLREIEAQLEILRAAYITASDTLQAEQGLLYEINAQISQLETQIRFITETRNRIQTQIANLSAQREQWRTQAAQASTELINAEQTLARATEKSAQADHQVQTQNDALPALETRWRDAQGALTRVRAQIAQFEQACTLETAQQQNAQQQLQQWQQRRERLHNEVRSLATPDLAQLEASRIQIAEQDDHLRHQQHRLNEAQQATRQTEQGLRSAQQQWQAESAALQQLEAQLNALKQLQQSVQANDTLQPWLEQHDFAAVPRLWQKLHIEPGWETALEAVLRERLAALEIADLAQTPTLVAGAPAAKLAFFAPPPACPLTPATGTGLHPLFAFLRINDPNLRTVLADWLAGVFIAETLTQALAERTQLPVGSVFVVPAGHQISRVGVQFYAADSEQAGLLARSQEIENLDKQVRAQSLLTEDVKTVATRAEAAWRQANQTLTEARAQIEQITQHGHGLQLAALKLTQAEERYTARSAQINEELAEVVAHIETQHEHLAQAEDNFKQARQSLLAAQATLSDDQHRFGTLEQALTQARQQAREHERSAQEAHYAVRAAANRIDELKRLIQAAHEQAEQHLNTLQQTQTELETTHSQILQESLEDALNARVAKEQTVLAARTELDTLGAQLRTTDEARLTAERRLQPLREQITGLQLKTQAAQLNQTQFDEQLASAGANQAELAAKLSPELKPSALQSELTRLNQAIQALGPVNMAALDECAAARERKQFLDAQSTDLNSAIDTLETAIRKIDQETRLLLQNTFDEVNRHFGELFPRLFGGGQAKLLMTGDEILDAGVQVIAQPPGKKNSTIHLLSGGEKALTATALVFALFQLNPAPFCLLDEVDAPLDDANTERFVNLVRAMSSHTQFLFISHNKIAMEMAQQLVGVTMQEQGVSRIVAVDMEAAANFVAAA; this is encoded by the coding sequence GTGCGTTTAATCTCAATCAAACTGGCCGGCTTTAAGTCATTTGTCGATCTAACTTCTTTTTCGGTACCTGGCCAACTGGTTGGTGTGGTTGGTCCAAATGGCTGTGGCAAATCAAATATCATTGATGCCGTGCGCTGGGTGTTAGGTGAGTCGCGCGCCTCGGAATTACGCGGCGAATCGATGCAAGATGTCATTTTTAATGGCTCAACGCATCGCAAACCGGGGAGTCGCGCAAGCGTAGAGCTGGTTTTTGATAATCAAGCCGGCCGCGCCGCCGGCCAGTGGAGCCAATACGCTGAAATCGCGGTTAAGCGTGTGCTTACGCGCGATGGCACATCAAGCTATTACATCAACAACCTGAGTGTGCGCCGCCGCGATATTCAAGATATTTTTCTCGGCACGGGCTTAGGCCCCCGGGCTTATGCCATTATTGGGCAGGGCATGATTGCGCGCATCATCGAGGCCAAGCCCGAGGAGTTGCGAGTTTTTCTTGAAGAGGCCGCGGGTGTTTCAAAATATAAAGAGCGCCGGCGGGAAACGGCCAACCGTTTGCATGACACGCGTGAACACCTGATACGGGTTGAAGATATCCTCCGTGAGCTCAGCACTCAACTCGATAAACTTGAAGCCCAAGCGACTATCGCGCAACGCTACCAGGCGTTAACGACTGACAGCGAAGAAAAGCAACTGCTATTATGGCTATTACGCAAAAATGAAGCACAAGCAGAAAAAGCACAGCAGCAAAGCATACTGACGAGTACTCAGATTGAACTCGAAGAGCAGACCGCCAAGCTGCGTGAAATCGAGGCTCAGCTTGAGATTTTAAGAGCGGCTTACATCACTGCTAGCGACACATTGCAAGCCGAGCAGGGCCTACTGTATGAAATAAATGCGCAAATAAGCCAACTTGAGACGCAAATACGCTTCATTACAGAAACCCGTAACCGGATCCAAACGCAGATTGCAAACCTAAGCGCTCAGCGTGAGCAATGGCGGACCCAAGCGGCCCAAGCCAGCACTGAATTGATTAATGCAGAACAGACCTTAGCCCGCGCCACAGAAAAAAGCGCGCAGGCAGATCATCAAGTTCAGACCCAAAACGATGCATTACCAGCCCTCGAAACGCGCTGGCGCGACGCGCAAGGTGCGTTAACCCGGGTGCGTGCTCAAATCGCCCAGTTTGAACAGGCGTGCACACTTGAAACCGCTCAGCAACAGAATGCGCAACAGCAGTTACAGCAATGGCAACAACGGCGCGAACGGCTGCACAATGAAGTTCGTTCACTGGCCACGCCCGATCTGGCACAGCTTGAAGCATCGCGCATCCAAATCGCTGAACAAGATGACCATCTCCGTCATCAGCAGCACCGTTTAAACGAAGCCCAGCAAGCCACCCGACAAACCGAGCAAGGGCTGCGCTCAGCCCAGCAACAGTGGCAAGCTGAAAGCGCCGCCCTACAGCAACTCGAAGCGCAACTCAACGCCTTAAAGCAACTACAACAAAGCGTACAAGCCAACGATACACTCCAGCCCTGGCTTGAGCAGCACGATTTCGCCGCGGTGCCGCGCTTATGGCAAAAACTCCATATCGAACCAGGCTGGGAAACTGCGCTTGAGGCAGTGTTACGTGAACGCTTGGCCGCCCTTGAAATTGCAGATCTGGCGCAAACGCCTACACTAGTAGCTGGAGCGCCTGCCGCGAAACTCGCCTTTTTTGCGCCGCCGCCAGCGTGCCCGTTAACGCCGGCCACCGGTACCGGTTTACATCCGCTGTTCGCCTTCTTACGCATTAACGACCCCAATTTGCGCACTGTACTAGCGGACTGGCTAGCAGGTGTCTTTATTGCCGAGACTCTGACGCAAGCGCTCGCCGAGCGCACGCAACTGCCGGTTGGCTCAGTCTTTGTTGTGCCAGCGGGTCATCAGATCAGCCGCGTCGGCGTGCAATTCTATGCTGCGGACTCTGAGCAAGCAGGCCTGCTTGCGCGCTCGCAAGAAATTGAAAACTTGGACAAACAAGTGCGTGCGCAAAGCCTACTCACGGAGGACGTCAAAACAGTGGCAACGCGCGCTGAAGCCGCCTGGCGTCAAGCCAATCAAACGCTAACCGAAGCCCGCGCACAGATCGAACAGATCACCCAACACGGCCATGGCTTGCAACTAGCCGCACTGAAACTGACCCAAGCCGAAGAACGTTATACTGCACGCAGCGCACAAATCAATGAGGAGCTAGCGGAAGTCGTGGCGCACATTGAGACGCAACACGAACACCTCGCTCAAGCTGAAGATAACTTTAAACAGGCGCGCCAATCGCTACTGGCGGCCCAGGCAACTCTCAGCGATGATCAACACCGCTTCGGCACCCTTGAGCAAGCGCTGACTCAAGCGCGTCAGCAAGCCCGCGAACATGAGCGTAGTGCGCAAGAAGCACACTACGCAGTGCGCGCTGCAGCCAATCGAATCGATGAGTTAAAACGTCTGATCCAAGCCGCCCATGAGCAAGCTGAGCAGCACCTGAACACGCTACAGCAAACCCAGACTGAACTCGAAACAACCCATAGCCAAATCTTACAGGAAAGCCTTGAGGATGCGCTGAACGCGCGCGTTGCCAAAGAACAAACAGTATTGGCGGCACGCACCGAGCTCGATACGCTTGGCGCGCAACTCCGTACGACCGACGAGGCGCGTTTAACGGCTGAGCGCAGGTTACAGCCGCTACGCGAACAGATCACTGGACTACAACTCAAAACACAAGCCGCACAACTGAATCAAACGCAATTCGATGAACAACTTGCTAGCGCCGGCGCCAACCAAGCTGAACTTGCCGCCAAACTCTCCCCGGAGCTTAAGCCATCTGCTTTGCAAAGTGAGCTTACCCGCTTAAATCAGGCAATCCAGGCACTTGGCCCGGTCAATATGGCGGCGCTTGACGAATGTGCAGCCGCCCGTGAACGTAAGCAATTCTTGGATGCGCAATCCACCGATTTAAATAGCGCGATCGATACGCTTGAAACAGCCATTCGCAAAATCGACCAAGAAACACGTCTGCTATTACAAAACACTTTTGATGAAGTGAACCGTCATTTTGGTGAACTCTTCCCACGCCTTTTTGGCGGCGGGCAAGCAAAACTGTTGATGACTGGCGACGAAATTCTCGATGCTGGCGTACAAGTGATTGCCCAGCCGCCGGGCAAGAAAAACTCAACCATTCATTTACTTTCCGGCGGTGAAAAAGCCCTGACGGCCACCGCTTTGGTGTTTGCATTGTTCCAACTTAACCCAGCACCATTTTGTCTACTGGATGAAGTGGATGCCCCCCTTGATGATGCAAACACCGAGCGTTTTGTCAATTTAGTGCGGGCGATGTCCAGCCACACGCAATTTCTGTTTATCTCACACAACAAAATTGCGATGGAAATGGCGCAACAACTGGTTGGCGTTACTATGCAAGAGCAGGGTGTTTCGCGCATTGTCGCAGTCGATATGGAGGCGGCAGCAAATTTTGTGGCCGCCGCCTGA
- a CDS encoding cell division protein ZipA C-terminal FtsZ-binding domain-containing protein has translation MDELQFALISAGISVLLSVITYNAWQRIKIRRALPRSLPTELKPKEQVEELSDELALLNSAPTSLQPQADSTQYDEVANGTTLSIPSATHPPAEPTNDLPLTNDPRLVSIIDRRIDCIVPLHLSAPIAAEKLMPLAQRLRRAGNKPIFIEGKPSDNSANWQSLQPGGRYQALRIAVQLANRSGPLNELEFSEFITGAQTLAEALDAELDCPDMAATVAIARELDAFAAQCDVQLSINATSDGAPWSAQYIQAIATQDGLLLSRDGMRFIKLDAKQNPVFVLQFNNINFLRDDLTYKGGQNITLLLDVPAADEEVLPFRLMCHYASSLSQRIGAHLTDDRQRALSAAELAAIEQQLITLYAKLEKVGMPAGSPLARRLFM, from the coding sequence ATGGACGAACTGCAATTCGCTTTAATCAGCGCGGGAATATCGGTTTTACTGAGCGTTATCACTTACAACGCATGGCAACGGATTAAAATTCGGCGTGCTTTGCCACGTTCATTGCCAACTGAACTCAAGCCAAAGGAACAGGTAGAAGAACTATCTGATGAACTCGCATTGCTTAATTCTGCACCAACCAGCCTTCAGCCTCAAGCGGATAGTACACAGTACGACGAAGTAGCCAATGGAACAACCTTAAGCATACCCTCAGCCACCCATCCGCCAGCTGAGCCCACAAACGATCTGCCTCTAACCAACGATCCCAGGCTGGTGAGCATCATCGATCGCCGTATCGATTGCATTGTGCCATTACATCTGAGCGCGCCGATTGCTGCCGAAAAACTCATGCCACTTGCGCAACGACTACGCCGCGCGGGCAACAAACCTATTTTTATCGAAGGCAAACCTAGCGACAACAGCGCCAACTGGCAAAGCTTACAGCCTGGTGGCCGTTATCAAGCTTTGCGTATTGCCGTACAGCTAGCCAATCGTTCCGGCCCATTAAACGAGCTAGAGTTTTCTGAATTCATCACCGGCGCACAAACCCTTGCCGAGGCGCTAGATGCCGAATTAGATTGTCCCGATATGGCTGCAACTGTCGCTATTGCACGCGAACTTGACGCATTTGCCGCCCAATGTGATGTCCAGCTTTCAATCAATGCAACCTCGGACGGCGCTCCTTGGTCAGCCCAATATATACAAGCCATTGCAACCCAGGACGGACTGCTGCTGTCACGCGACGGCATGCGCTTCATCAAACTCGATGCTAAGCAAAATCCAGTATTTGTATTGCAATTTAATAACATTAATTTCCTGCGAGACGACCTAACATATAAAGGAGGTCAAAACATTACACTTTTACTTGATGTACCAGCCGCCGACGAGGAAGTTTTGCCGTTTAGGCTCATGTGTCACTATGCATCATCCCTCTCGCAACGCATTGGCGCACACTTAACTGATGACCGGCAACGCGCTTTGTCAGCAGCTGAATTAGCTGCAATCGAACAGCAATTAATAACTCTCTACGCTAAGCTTGAAAAAGTGGGTATGCCAGCTGGTTCGCCACTGGCACGGCGGCTGTTTATGTAA